A stretch of Mycobacterium sp. ITM-2016-00316 DNA encodes these proteins:
- the trxA gene encoding thioredoxin, with the protein MTENSATAVVTDDSFSQDVLTSSTPVLVDFWATWCGPCKMIAPVLEEIAAEKAGELKVVKLDVDANPATARDFQVVSIPTLILFKDGAPVKRIVGAKGKAALLREIAEHA; encoded by the coding sequence ATGACCGAGAACTCCGCAACTGCCGTCGTCACCGACGACTCCTTCTCCCAGGACGTGCTGACCAGCTCCACCCCGGTGCTGGTCGATTTCTGGGCCACCTGGTGCGGCCCGTGCAAGATGATCGCTCCGGTGCTCGAAGAGATCGCCGCGGAGAAGGCCGGTGAACTCAAGGTGGTCAAGCTCGACGTGGACGCCAATCCGGCCACCGCGCGCGACTTTCAGGTGGTCTCGATCCCGACATTGATCCTGTTCAAGGATGGTGCACCGGTCAAACGGATCGTTGGGGCCAAGGGTAAAGCCGCCCTGCTCCGGGAGATCGCCGAGCACGCCTGA
- a CDS encoding N-acetylmuramoyl-L-alanine amidase, which yields MSILRRGDRGSAVIEIRSALAGLGLINSPDADLSTGRHVAVDVFDADLDHAVRAFQQQRGLLVDGMVGEATARALREASYQLGARTLSHQFGAPMYGDDVATLQARLQDLGFYTGLVDGHFGLQTHNSLMFFQREYGLFPDGICGPETLRSLYFLGSRVTGGSPHAIREEELVRSSGPRLSGKRVIIDPGRGGDDIGAIVQGPEGPLSEADILWDLASRLEGRMTAIGMDTFLSRPAGHCPTDAERAATANTVGADLMISLRCTSHQSPSANGVASFHFGNSHGSVSTIGRNLADFIQRELVARTGSSDCRVHGRTWDLLRLTRMPTVQVDLGYVTNPQDRALLATSQSRDAIAEGMLAAVKRLYLLGKNDRPTGTFTFAELLAHELSVEQAGR from the coding sequence ATGTCGATTCTGCGTCGCGGCGACCGGGGAAGCGCGGTCATCGAGATCAGGTCGGCACTGGCGGGTCTCGGGCTGATCAACAGCCCCGATGCCGACCTGAGCACCGGCAGGCACGTCGCGGTGGACGTCTTCGACGCCGATCTCGACCACGCGGTGCGCGCGTTCCAGCAGCAGCGCGGTCTGCTGGTGGACGGCATGGTCGGCGAGGCGACCGCGCGTGCATTGCGCGAGGCCTCCTACCAACTCGGCGCCCGCACGCTGTCCCACCAGTTCGGCGCGCCGATGTACGGCGATGATGTCGCCACCCTGCAGGCCCGCCTTCAGGATCTCGGCTTCTACACCGGGCTGGTCGACGGTCACTTCGGCCTGCAGACTCATAACTCGCTGATGTTCTTCCAGCGCGAGTACGGGCTGTTTCCGGACGGCATCTGCGGCCCGGAAACATTGCGGTCCTTGTACTTCCTGGGTTCCCGGGTAACCGGCGGATCTCCGCACGCGATCCGCGAGGAAGAGCTGGTTCGCAGCTCGGGCCCGCGGCTGTCCGGGAAGCGGGTCATCATCGATCCGGGCCGGGGCGGTGACGACATCGGTGCCATCGTCCAAGGACCCGAAGGCCCCCTCAGCGAGGCAGATATCTTGTGGGACTTGGCGAGCCGGCTCGAGGGCCGGATGACGGCCATCGGGATGGATACCTTCCTGTCCCGGCCCGCCGGGCATTGCCCGACCGACGCCGAACGCGCCGCAACAGCCAATACCGTCGGCGCAGACCTGATGATCAGCCTGCGCTGCACCAGCCACCAGAGCCCGTCGGCCAATGGCGTGGCGTCGTTCCACTTCGGCAATTCGCACGGCTCGGTGTCCACCATCGGGCGCAACCTCGCAGACTTCATTCAACGAGAACTGGTGGCGCGCACCGGATCCAGCGACTGCCGCGTTCACGGCCGCACCTGGGATCTACTGCGGCTGACCCGGATGCCCACTGTCCAGGTCGATTTGGGCTATGTGACCAACCCGCAGGACCGAGCCCTACTGGCCACCAGCCAGTCTCGCGATGCGATCGCCGAGGGCATGCTGGCCGCGGTGAAGCGGCTGTACCTGCTCGGCAAGAACGACCGGCCGACCGGGACCTTCACCTTCGCCGAGCTGCTCGCCCACGAGCTGTCGGTCGAGCAGGCCGGCCGCTGA